One Pseudanabaena sp. FACHB-2040 DNA window includes the following coding sequences:
- a CDS encoding ferritin-like domain-containing protein, whose product MTLQSKRIGQTAFASRRKLLKWGLCGLGAAALTTVPKTVMAQMGRSVKTLTFNADDIGILNFALLLEELEAAFYAAVVRSGKITNPRELEYVRVLGVHEATHVTFLRDVLAENALFQTRDVSFNSTGLAALLTNRDTILNTAVALEDTGVHAYNGAGPSLTNPTYILAAGSIVSVEGRHAAGVRALLGRPVTEPDEDRAISDASLVDSLNPFKGRAYDELYTPKQIVGIVSSLNIINNPINGTLVA is encoded by the coding sequence ATGACCTTGCAAAGTAAGCGAATCGGTCAAACAGCTTTTGCTTCTCGCCGCAAGCTGTTGAAATGGGGCCTTTGTGGTTTGGGTGCAGCCGCCTTAACTACCGTACCCAAGACCGTGATGGCGCAAATGGGTCGGAGCGTAAAAACTCTGACGTTCAACGCTGATGATATTGGCATCCTCAACTTTGCGCTGCTGCTGGAGGAGCTAGAGGCAGCATTTTACGCTGCGGTTGTTCGCTCTGGCAAAATTACCAACCCCCGCGAACTTGAGTACGTCAGGGTATTAGGCGTCCATGAAGCAACCCACGTGACATTTTTGCGAGATGTGCTGGCTGAAAACGCCCTCTTTCAAACTAGAGACGTAAGCTTTAACTCAACTGGACTAGCGGCGCTGCTGACCAACCGCGACACCATTTTAAATACTGCGGTCGCCCTAGAAGATACCGGAGTGCATGCCTACAACGGGGCAGGACCCAGTCTGACCAATCCGACCTACATTTTGGCGGCTGGTTCCATTGTCTCGGTCGAAGGCCGCCATGCTGCCGGAGTTCGAGCTTTGTTAGGACGGCCTGTGACCGAACCAGATGAGGATCGGGCAATCAGTGACGCCAGCTTGGTCGATAGCCTCAATCCCTTTAAAGGGCGTGCTTACGACGAACTCTACACACCAAAGCAAATTGTGGGCATTGTCAGTTCCCTCAACATTA
- a CDS encoding PEP-CTERM sorting domain-containing protein, with protein MRYSLNYITAVVALSGLVAVLHSAPASAVAFEENEDAGEALGSAQIIPSGPMMLETISGTLSGFDDPADLFQIFLAGGQTFSATTVDSADFDTRLFLFGEQGFGIYFNEDASSETLQSALPASNAFTPTNSGIYYLGIASFDYSPVNAEGNRIFPSFSDFPIDTPLETIFTSVSGPTGPGDDAPLSGFDGAILSSGGSYTIALTGVQAGEAAESVPEPASTLALLALGAAGAALHLKKRQEQADLS; from the coding sequence ATGAGATATTCTTTGAACTACATAACTGCGGTTGTGGCACTGTCAGGGTTAGTTGCAGTACTGCATTCAGCTCCAGCATCGGCTGTAGCGTTTGAGGAAAATGAGGATGCTGGCGAGGCCTTAGGCAGTGCCCAGATCATCCCCTCAGGACCTATGATGCTGGAGACAATTTCTGGCACACTGTCTGGATTTGATGACCCCGCTGATCTGTTTCAAATTTTTCTTGCGGGAGGTCAAACTTTCTCTGCAACTACAGTTGATAGCGCTGACTTTGACACCCGGCTGTTTCTCTTTGGTGAACAGGGGTTTGGGATCTACTTCAATGAGGATGCTTCTAGCGAAACTTTGCAGTCTGCGCTGCCAGCAAGTAATGCTTTTACCCCTACCAATTCTGGAATTTACTACTTAGGGATTGCTTCTTTTGACTACAGCCCAGTTAACGCAGAGGGAAACAGAATTTTTCCCAGCTTTTCTGATTTTCCAATAGATACTCCTCTAGAAACCATCTTTACGAGCGTATCTGGACCGACGGGGCCTGGGGACGATGCCCCCCTCAGCGGATTTGACGGCGCAATTTTAAGCAGCGGCGGCAGCTACACCATTGCTTTAACCGGAGTGCAGGCAGGTGAAGCAGCTGAATCCGTTCCCGAACCAGCATCAACGCTGGCTTTGCTTGCCCTAGGTGCTGCAGGAGCGGCTCTACATCTGAAAAAGCGACAGGAGCAAGCTGACCTCAGCTAG